One region of Planctomycetota bacterium genomic DNA includes:
- a CDS encoding SEL1-like repeat protein, whose protein sequence is MGISQAGINCFVGIDQHKHYSQVAVKDKEGTVPKLPPKLPITELQMKAEAGDAKAQYRLGRLYYDGKGVDKDEKKAITFFKLAAKQGHKKSISMLKALGESIPAVVQFAPQIQPPAAPGNLVATAVSPHQIDLSWTDNSDNEQGFIVESKTSCYDPFVQIATVGPNNINYSHTGLLPGTVHYYRVCAYNQAGNSNYSNKAAAVTFADIPVVGQTIDLLNNYNTQGAFKNPGIYNSLLTKLNTAQSYISQGNYQAALEQLNALLNAIKAQTGKGVTVEVAEGLAQSVNTLADYLSLRSGLPVSFKLYLYGYPCENETVIDLPDGNTVRTKMSGDLTVGLAPTGNPDILSITINEASYTGTAFTVNGVDFGESYISHDPNNLSQGTLNCRTGEIVITEKVLIKSAYLESIGRSPLPFQSVAKGTFYPFGLRNGVIQTVSQGVFSQTGTPLDGAQYSTTSRKQAKKPKTKIVVVPFQYVETETPRQVLVKLVTDEPVEEEVTETPSITIMRDDVKSGNAIVTSPPLTFIIPVGQTESDTKAVILDGTKVSKQEDDVTLIVGFAEERFSVIDLQATFNTPIKPDFVCVDGLGSYTINLLGPQGTKGELINEIKITPDTNAKVLPMKFYTFAVNDSLTLRIYGKNPSTDLNKTNFTATAQISDVTINLEMTFTVIKLEKIELVSGATMVADGTATPADTDICAAIKETGDVLLKAVIKPASVEPLLPPDAIIWKGGEGVSGNQLQRKVSKSTWVKNTVTATLYGTNRTVTMLAYIIGAEPTDFSPRNGTGGTHFSDNNAAWFVSTGVFGPNSTTGSYASRCEIEFTVKPDILITDGNANLFDKTQIQWDVSRNKRVKVWRKTAGTWSVIDDRSSSWPTNDTVDTDEDNNPWDGNGHLYGNDEPSWAGSGQGIVDKMNMREWVRVGLGGVSGRDGVRCSDYYLWHVFRSIKLNGIWSADNTYGNEIALGNIFWGAIPIAGVEITTASLPDGKVGQVYSQTLSSSGGTAPIIWSLDIGTLPPGLILNASGGISGTPTLAGTFTFDVEAQDSSPALPSPPALSGQGPSADIQTLTIKIKK, encoded by the coding sequence ATGGGTATATCACAAGCGGGAATAAATTGCTTTGTTGGAATTGACCAACATAAACATTACTCACAGGTGGCGGTTAAAGATAAGGAAGGAACTGTCCCGAAATTACCGCCGAAATTACCGATCACTGAACTGCAAATGAAAGCCGAAGCCGGTGACGCAAAGGCACAATATAGATTAGGACGGCTCTATTATGACGGCAAGGGCGTTGACAAGGATGAAAAGAAGGCAATAACATTTTTTAAGTTAGCAGCTAAACAGGGACATAAAAAATCTATATCTATGCTTAAAGCATTAGGCGAGTCCATTCCGGCGGTAGTCCAGTTCGCCCCGCAAATACAGCCGCCCGCCGCACCTGGTAATTTAGTAGCCACCGCTGTTTCTCCCCATCAAATAGACCTTAGCTGGACGGATAATTCTGATAATGAACAAGGGTTTATAGTTGAAAGCAAAACCAGTTGTTATGATCCGTTTGTGCAAATCGCTACGGTAGGCCCGAATAATATCAATTATTCGCATACAGGGCTTTTGCCGGGAACGGTTCATTATTATCGCGTTTGTGCCTATAACCAAGCTGGTAACAGTAATTATTCTAATAAAGCCGCTGCCGTTACCTTTGCTGATATCCCTGTTGTAGGACAAACGATAGATTTACTGAACAATTACAATACTCAAGGTGCTTTTAAAAATCCTGGAATCTACAATTCATTGCTTACCAAGCTAAACACAGCACAGAGTTATATCAGTCAGGGAAATTATCAAGCCGCTCTGGAACAACTCAATGCTTTATTAAACGCAATCAAAGCACAAACCGGTAAAGGAGTTACTGTAGAGGTGGCTGAAGGTTTAGCCCAATCCGTTAATACCTTAGCGGATTATCTCTCATTACGCTCTGGTCTGCCGGTAAGTTTTAAGTTATATCTCTATGGATACCCCTGTGAAAACGAAACTGTTATTGACCTGCCTGACGGCAATACGGTTCGGACGAAAATGTCCGGTGACCTTACTGTAGGACTTGCCCCAACTGGGAATCCCGATATTCTTTCAATAACTATTAATGAAGCGAGTTATACAGGGACGGCATTTACTGTAAATGGCGTAGATTTCGGCGAATCTTATATTTCGCATGACCCGAATAATCTTTCACAGGGGACTCTTAATTGCCGAACCGGAGAAATTGTTATAACAGAGAAAGTATTAATAAAAAGCGCGTATCTTGAATCTATAGGTAGGTCGCCCCTGCCGTTTCAATCTGTAGCAAAAGGCACTTTTTATCCGTTTGGTTTAAGAAACGGTGTTATTCAGACGGTAAGTCAGGGTGTTTTTTCGCAGACAGGCACTCCTTTAGACGGTGCGCAATACAGCACTACTTCCCGCAAACAGGCTAAGAAACCGAAAACCAAAATAGTAGTCGTACCCTTTCAATATGTTGAAACAGAGACCCCAAGACAAGTATTGGTTAAACTTGTAACAGACGAACCGGTTGAGGAAGAGGTTACTGAAACCCCTTCAATAACCATAATGAGAGATGATGTAAAATCAGGTAATGCTATTGTTACGAGTCCACCGCTAACTTTTATAATACCAGTTGGTCAAACAGAAAGCGACACTAAAGCAGTAATACTTGACGGCACAAAAGTTAGCAAGCAAGAAGACGATGTTACTTTGATAGTAGGTTTTGCCGAGGAACGATTTAGCGTGATTGACTTACAGGCAACTTTTAATACACCCATTAAACCGGATTTTGTATGTGTAGATGGTTTAGGAAGCTATACTATAAATTTATTGGGACCACAAGGGACAAAAGGGGAACTTATTAACGAGATAAAAATAACACCTGATACTAATGCCAAAGTCCTTCCTATGAAATTTTATACTTTTGCCGTAAATGATTCTCTAACACTACGGATTTACGGAAAAAATCCAAGTACAGACTTAAACAAAACAAATTTTACGGCTACTGCTCAGATAAGCGATGTTACTATTAATCTGGAAATGACGTTTACGGTTATTAAATTAGAAAAAATAGAGTTGGTGAGCGGTGCAACTATGGTTGCTGATGGAACAGCTACCCCTGCCGATACTGATATTTGCGCGGCAATAAAAGAAACAGGAGATGTTTTATTAAAAGCAGTTATTAAGCCAGCCTCTGTCGAACCTTTGCTTCCTCCTGATGCTATAATCTGGAAAGGCGGCGAAGGTGTATCAGGAAATCAATTACAAAGAAAGGTTTCCAAATCAACTTGGGTAAAAAATACAGTAACCGCCACGCTATATGGAACTAATCGCACTGTTACGATGCTTGCTTATATCATCGGGGCGGAACCAACAGATTTCAGCCCGAGGAATGGTACCGGCGGAACGCATTTTAGTGATAATAATGCAGCTTGGTTTGTAAGTACAGGAGTCTTTGGTCCTAACTCAACAACTGGAAGTTATGCAAGTCGTTGTGAGATAGAATTTACTGTCAAACCTGATATTTTAATTACAGACGGCAATGCAAATCTTTTTGATAAAACTCAAATTCAATGGGATGTTAGCCGAAATAAAAGGGTTAAGGTTTGGCGAAAGACGGCCGGAACATGGTCGGTGATAGATGACCGTTCTTCCAGTTGGCCAACAAATGATACGGTAGATACCGATGAGGATAACAATCCGTGGGATGGAAACGGTCATTTATATGGTAATGACGAACCATCTTGGGCAGGTAGCGGACAAGGTATTGTTGATAAGATGAATATGCGCGAATGGGTGCGGGTTGGTCTTGGTGGTGTCTCTGGCAGAGATGGAGTACGCTGTTCAGATTATTACCTCTGGCATGTCTTCCGTTCAATAAAATTGAATGGGATTTGGTCTGCAGATAATACTTACGGAAACGAGATTGCTCTGGGTAATATCTTCTGGGGAGCAATTCCTATTGCAGGAGTGGAAATTACAACTGCTTCATTGCCAGATGGAAAAGTAGGGCAAGTATATAGTCAAACGCTGTCAAGTAGTGGCGGCACGGCTCCGATTATCTGGAGTCTGGATATAGGAACACTTCCGCCAGGTTTAATCCTGAATGCTTCCGGTGGAATAAGCGGGACACCAACCTTGGCAGGGACATTTACCTTTGATGTAGAAGCACAGGATTCTTCACCAGCATTGCCGTCACCACCTGCCCTATCAGGGCAAGGACCGTCAGCAGATATTCAAACTCTTACTATAAAAATAAAGAAATAG
- a CDS encoding MerC domain-containing protein, whose translation MLSSLGLSFLLNDNYLLAAVGLLIGITLLSFLFRARQRRGYGPFWLGLAASLVMLGGKFLFISGVILYAGAAVLIIASIWNIMPKRIIRQPENLPAVEGDCCRITLNNTPEERK comes from the coding sequence CTGTTATCGTCGCTCGGTCTGAGCTTCTTGCTAAACGATAATTATTTGTTGGCGGCGGTTGGCTTATTAATCGGGATTACTTTGCTCTCGTTTTTATTCAGGGCAAGACAGCGCCGCGGATACGGGCCGTTCTGGCTGGGGTTAGCCGCATCGCTCGTAATGTTGGGCGGCAAGTTCTTATTTATATCGGGCGTAATATTGTATGCCGGCGCGGCAGTGTTGATTATCGCCAGCATCTGGAATATTATGCCAAAGCGCATTATCAGACAACCGGAAAATCTGCCGGCAGTCGAAGGGGACTGCTGCCGGATTACGCTAAATAACACCCCTGAAGAAAGGAAGTGA
- a CDS encoding thioredoxin family protein has translation MAEKRLIEVFTAGCPVCKEAVKQVKAIACDSCEVKVYDLNKGCKTNICRTKAKKYGVKSVPAVAINGKLADCCKGRGINLKTLKALGLGKSR, from the coding sequence ATGGCGGAGAAAAGATTGATAGAGGTTTTTACAGCCGGATGCCCGGTGTGTAAAGAAGCGGTAAAGCAGGTAAAAGCGATTGCCTGCGATTCCTGCGAGGTCAAGGTTTACGACCTTAATAAAGGTTGCAAGACCAATATCTGCCGCACCAAGGCAAAAAAATACGGCGTCAAATCCGTGCCCGCGGTTGCGATTAACGGCAAGCTGGCGGATTGCTGTAAGGGACGGGGCATTAACCTGAAAACCCTTAAAGCGTTGGGGCTTGGGAAAAGCAGGTGA
- a CDS encoding heavy metal-responsive transcriptional regulator gives MKELTIGQAAKKSGVKVSTIRYYERIGFIPAPPRKLSAYQLFSKGYRLFSPEIIQRIDFIKHAQQFGFALREIKQLLDLIDGKKGTCRDVYKSVALKITEIEEKITSLRKLRKSLKGLIKTCPRKGILAGCSVIKTLSKENRI, from the coding sequence ATGAAAGAATTAACCATCGGGCAGGCGGCTAAAAAATCCGGAGTGAAAGTTTCCACCATCCGCTATTACGAACGCATCGGCTTTATCCCCGCGCCGCCCAGGAAGCTATCCGCTTACCAGCTTTTCAGCAAGGGCTACCGGCTGTTTTCTCCGGAAATAATCCAGCGAATCGATTTTATTAAGCACGCCCAGCAATTCGGCTTTGCCCTCAGGGAAATCAAACAATTGCTCGACTTGATAGACGGCAAAAAGGGAACCTGCCGTGACGTCTATAAATCAGTGGCTCTTAAAATCACGGAGATTGAAGAGAAAATTACCAGCCTGCGTAAGTTGCGCAAGTCGTTAAAGGGTTTAATCAAGACCTGTCCGCGCAAAGGAATTCTCGCCGGATGTTCGGTGATAAAAACATTATCAAAGGAGAATCGGATATGA